One Fontisphaera persica DNA window includes the following coding sequences:
- a CDS encoding tetratricopeptide repeat protein has translation MKSLDPADALLANAALGWLELGNAHEAKAELERLSPGAQKHPVILELQWRIAHELADWQTALALARQQIQADPIEPAGYIHQAYALRRVKGGGLEKALHALLPAARLFPELDIVPYNLACYAAQLGRLEEAWDWLLRAFRLTEDATHLTSMALKDDDLRPLWPKIRTLTQIPGKKGKA, from the coding sequence ATGAAGTCGCTGGACCCGGCTGACGCCCTCCTGGCAAACGCCGCCCTCGGCTGGCTGGAATTGGGCAATGCCCACGAAGCCAAAGCCGAGTTGGAGCGGCTTTCCCCTGGCGCGCAAAAGCATCCGGTCATCCTCGAACTGCAGTGGCGCATCGCTCACGAATTGGCGGATTGGCAAACAGCCCTTGCACTCGCCCGGCAGCAAATCCAGGCGGACCCCATTGAACCGGCTGGTTACATCCATCAGGCCTATGCCCTGCGCCGCGTAAAAGGGGGCGGACTGGAAAAAGCCCTCCACGCCCTCCTGCCCGCAGCCCGGCTTTTCCCGGAGCTGGACATCGTGCCCTATAACCTGGCCTGCTACGCTGCCCAGTTGGGCCGACTGGAGGAGGCCTGGGATTGGTTGCTCCGCGCCTTTCGCTTGACCGAAGACGCCACCCACCTGACCTCCATGGCCCTCAAGGATGACGATTTGCGCCCGTTGTGGCCCAAAATACGGACCCTCACCCAAATCCCCGGTAAAAAAGGCAAAGCATAA
- a CDS encoding sugar phosphate isomerase/epimerase family protein: MKPTPLIETMPGVSRRRWLMLSSLLAMGATLPRLQAAENAPTRRKMRMALTPGSIGVRANQIEAIQLAAKHGFEAVEPYASYLAGLSDEALKTLREDMAARQLAWAAAGFPLQFRGDDAAYQASLKELPKTAAALQRAGVERMGTWLSPTHATLNREENWSRHVTRLREGARILRDHGLRLGLEYVGTRSARAGNRQVFLYNLRDTLALIRDIGEPNVGVILDSWHWWQAGETAADLLKLKNSDVVSVDLNDAPAGLAIEQQQDGRRELPMATGVIPVRDFLNSLQNIGYDGPVRAEPFNQALNDLDNDAACAAVAAAMKKAFALLD; the protein is encoded by the coding sequence ATGAAGCCCACTCCATTGATTGAGACCATGCCTGGTGTCTCACGCCGGCGCTGGTTGATGCTCAGCAGCCTCCTGGCCATGGGCGCAACCCTCCCCAGGTTGCAGGCCGCTGAAAACGCCCCAACCCGCCGTAAAATGCGGATGGCTCTGACCCCCGGCAGCATTGGAGTGCGTGCCAATCAAATCGAAGCCATTCAACTGGCAGCCAAGCACGGCTTTGAAGCCGTCGAGCCTTACGCCAGTTATTTGGCCGGGCTTTCGGACGAGGCGCTGAAAACCTTGCGCGAGGACATGGCGGCACGCCAGTTGGCCTGGGCGGCGGCCGGTTTCCCGTTGCAATTTCGCGGAGATGACGCCGCCTACCAGGCCAGTCTCAAAGAATTGCCCAAAACCGCCGCTGCCCTGCAACGCGCAGGGGTGGAGCGCATGGGCACATGGCTTTCGCCCACCCATGCCACCCTGAACCGCGAGGAAAACTGGTCCCGCCATGTCACGCGCCTGCGGGAGGGCGCGCGCATTTTGCGCGACCATGGCCTGCGCCTGGGATTGGAATACGTGGGCACGCGCAGCGCCCGCGCGGGCAACCGGCAGGTCTTTCTCTATAACTTGCGGGACACCCTGGCCTTGATTCGGGACATCGGCGAGCCCAATGTCGGCGTGATTCTGGATAGCTGGCACTGGTGGCAGGCTGGAGAAACCGCTGCCGACCTGCTCAAGTTGAAAAACAGCGACGTCGTCTCGGTGGACTTGAACGACGCGCCCGCCGGCCTCGCCATTGAGCAACAACAGGATGGACGGCGAGAGTTGCCCATGGCCACCGGGGTCATACCGGTGCGGGATTTTTTGAACTCCCTGCAAAACATCGGCTACGATGGCCCGGTGCGCGCTGAACCCTTCAACCAGGCCCTGAATGACCTGGACAATGACGCCGCCTGCGCGGCCGTGGCGGCTGCCATGAAAAAGGCCTTTGCCTTGCTGGATTAG
- a CDS encoding FAD-dependent monooxygenase — translation MRKYEQTDVLVVGAGPSGMVAALTLAREGVPVMVVDQEWRRAARSYACALHGRTLRLLAELGLGGELLSAGWRIERQVFYLRHQKVGEVRLDQLGGGYPYVLVIPQSELEGLLEKALRQMSHVQLLWNHRLASLVPETTEVLSTVEKLAESATGYIVPTWDWVVKESFLNHANYVVGADGQHSYVRRAMGIEWQAGAAPETYEIFEFILPSEAGHEALVVLEENGLSYYWPLGPDRGRWAFSKNSRAEEEFQPKLREPVQVVHRGPQDVLVGQLSERLKQRAPFFKVEPQEVVWHGQVRFERRVARRFGVDRCWLAGDAAHQTGPAGMQSMNAGLWEAHDLGRRLARVLRQQGGRELFEEYHQQHQRAWQALLGLQGGLQCGPTAEAWVTQHLPRLQACLPALGEDLGHLATQLGLVWHG, via the coding sequence ATGCGCAAATACGAACAAACGGATGTTCTGGTGGTCGGGGCGGGGCCGAGCGGCATGGTCGCGGCATTGACGCTGGCCCGGGAAGGGGTGCCGGTCATGGTGGTGGACCAGGAATGGCGGCGCGCGGCTCGTAGTTATGCCTGCGCTTTGCATGGGCGCACCCTGCGTTTGCTGGCCGAACTCGGGTTGGGCGGGGAATTATTGAGCGCCGGGTGGCGCATTGAGCGACAGGTGTTCTACCTGCGCCATCAGAAAGTGGGCGAAGTGCGCCTGGACCAGTTGGGCGGCGGCTATCCTTACGTTTTAGTCATACCCCAAAGCGAGCTGGAGGGGCTGCTGGAAAAGGCGTTGCGACAGATGTCTCATGTGCAGTTGCTGTGGAATCATCGGCTGGCCAGCCTGGTGCCCGAAACCACCGAAGTGCTCAGCACGGTCGAAAAACTGGCGGAAAGCGCCACCGGTTACATCGTTCCGACCTGGGACTGGGTGGTCAAGGAGAGCTTTTTGAATCACGCCAATTATGTGGTGGGCGCCGACGGGCAACATTCTTATGTGCGGCGGGCCATGGGCATCGAGTGGCAAGCCGGGGCAGCGCCCGAGACGTATGAAATATTTGAGTTTATTCTGCCCTCCGAGGCCGGTCATGAGGCGTTGGTGGTGTTGGAAGAAAACGGACTTTCCTATTATTGGCCCCTGGGGCCGGACCGTGGGCGGTGGGCTTTTTCCAAAAACTCGCGGGCGGAGGAGGAATTTCAGCCCAAGTTGCGCGAGCCGGTTCAGGTGGTGCATCGTGGCCCGCAGGATGTGCTGGTCGGGCAACTCAGCGAGCGGCTCAAGCAGCGGGCGCCTTTCTTCAAAGTCGAACCCCAAGAGGTGGTGTGGCATGGGCAGGTGCGCTTTGAACGCCGCGTGGCGAGGCGTTTTGGGGTGGATCGTTGCTGGTTGGCGGGCGATGCGGCCCACCAAACCGGGCCGGCGGGCATGCAAAGCATGAATGCGGGATTGTGGGAAGCGCATGATTTGGGCCGGCGTCTGGCGCGGGTCTTGCGGCAGCAGGGCGGCAGGGAATTGTTCGAGGAGTATCACCAGCAACACCAGCGCGCTTGGCAAGCTTTGTTGGGGTTGCAAGGAGGATTGCAATGCGGGCCCACGGCGGAGGCCTGGGTTACTCAGCACCTGCCGCGTCTGCAGGCTTGTTTGCCGGCTCTCGGCGAGGACCTGGGGCATCTGGCCACCCAACTAGGCCTGGTGTGGCACGGCTGA
- a CDS encoding outer membrane lipoprotein-sorting protein — protein MNFPPLRIFPLLLLWLLPGGLPSTAAPDPAAGQALAADLCALSPEEPVEMTGKVVIRQRGQPAREIPFLFKVIPGQPRWTSVYQTVGGDSNLPPRQLLIHRSPNAPNLYVLVTAAPGSHTFTQTNTAITPTEVFAGSDFFIGDLGLEFLRWRDQKLLRKEMTMSRPCRVLESRPGPGDASLGYSRVVSWIDNETGGILRAQAYDAQGRLLKEFELNSFKKVAGQYRLEEMEMRNVQSRSRTRLVFDVSQP, from the coding sequence ATGAACTTTCCGCCCCTGCGCATCTTCCCTCTGCTGCTGTTGTGGCTGCTCCCTGGGGGTCTGCCTTCAACCGCCGCCCCGGACCCCGCCGCCGGCCAGGCTCTGGCCGCCGACTTGTGCGCCCTGAGTCCGGAGGAACCGGTGGAAATGACGGGCAAGGTGGTCATCCGCCAGCGCGGCCAGCCCGCGCGCGAGATTCCTTTTTTATTCAAAGTCATCCCGGGCCAGCCTCGCTGGACCAGTGTTTATCAAACCGTGGGCGGCGATTCCAACCTGCCGCCCCGCCAGTTGCTCATTCATCGGTCCCCCAACGCCCCCAACCTCTATGTCTTGGTCACGGCAGCGCCCGGCAGTCACACTTTCACACAAACCAACACCGCCATTACCCCCACGGAGGTTTTTGCCGGCTCGGATTTTTTCATTGGCGACCTTGGCCTGGAATTTCTGCGCTGGCGCGACCAAAAACTGCTGCGCAAGGAAATGACCATGAGCCGCCCCTGCCGCGTCCTCGAAAGCCGCCCCGGCCCCGGCGATGCCTCCCTGGGTTACAGCCGCGTGGTCTCGTGGATTGACAACGAAACCGGCGGCATCCTGCGCGCCCAGGCTTATGACGCCCAGGGCAGGCTGCTGAAGGAATTTGAACTGAACAGCTTCAAAAAAGTTGCCGGCCAGTATCGCCTCGAAGAAATGGAAATGCGCAACGTGCAAAGCCGCAGCCGCACGCGCCTGGTTTTCGATGTCAGCCAGCCCTGA
- a CDS encoding efflux RND transporter permease subunit: MLNWIISASLRNRLLVCVLAGVLVAVGIRNLTLLPIDAFPDTTPVQVQINTTAPALNPHEVEAQITIPVELAISGLPGLQNVRSLSRFGLSQVVATFDDRIHILKARQLITERLQTVELPESLERPQLGPIATGLGEVFHYLVWSTNTNRTLTELRILQDWVIKPELRKVRGVAEVNTWGGYEKQYHVVVETERLIKYRLTLEDLFTALQANNQNVGGGQIVRSGEALLVHGVGLTTNAQEIANIVIASFNGTPVRVGDVAMVKEDHEIRRGAVTANGRGEAVLGLGFMLMGENSAVVTRALKARLAEVQKSLPPDVKLEVLYDRTELVDKVIHTVQHNLLAGALLVIAVLFAFLGNLRAGLIVAAAIPLSMLFAGNLMLQTGIAASLLSLGAIDFGLIVDSSVIMVENCARHAARHQDRPWMEVIREAALEVRQPTLYGELIILVVFLPVLTLEGIEGKLFRPMALTMIFALLGSLVLSLVLMPVLASLLLSRHMKTTEPWVVRAARWCYAPVLDAALRHRGLVLAMAVAIVAGGAWLATRMGGEFLPKLGEGAIVATSVRLAGISVDESVAQNHQIEQRLLAEFPDEIEHVWTRLGTAEVATDPMGVELADFFLALKPREQWQKARTQAELIEKLREVLNQVPGLRPAFSQPIEMRMNEMIAGARGDLAIKIYGDDLEELRRLGHEVQSVLARIRGASEIAVEQLTGQTFLQVRVNPEAVARYGVPARHVLNVVEAVGSRRVGEVREGQRRFPLVVRLPDTQRQDPQALAATLIPTAAGPVLPLQQLANLTETEGPSTINREWGRRRITVQCNVQGRDVKSFVAEARESMEAQIKLPPGYSMEWGGQFENMERANRKLMFVVPLALALVFILLFFSLKSLRDVLIVATGIPLGAVGGVLSLWLRDMPFTVSAGIGFVALSGVAILNGLVLVTFIRQQWEQGMTPAQAVREGCLARLRPVLMTALVAAVGFLPMAINVGVGGEVQRPLATVVIGGIFTNTLLTLVVLPVLYATFCPPRQNPATLSPAG; this comes from the coding sequence ATGTTGAACTGGATTATCAGCGCCTCGCTCAGGAACCGGCTGCTGGTGTGCGTGCTGGCTGGCGTGCTGGTGGCCGTGGGCATTCGCAACTTAACCCTCCTCCCCATTGACGCCTTCCCCGACACCACTCCGGTGCAGGTGCAAATCAATACCACGGCGCCCGCCCTCAATCCCCACGAGGTGGAGGCGCAAATCACCATCCCGGTGGAGCTGGCCATCAGCGGGCTGCCTGGCTTGCAAAATGTGCGCAGCCTTTCCCGGTTTGGCCTCTCGCAAGTGGTGGCCACCTTTGACGACCGCATCCACATTCTCAAAGCGCGCCAATTAATCACCGAGCGCCTGCAAACCGTCGAGCTGCCGGAAAGCTTGGAGCGTCCGCAACTGGGTCCCATCGCCACGGGACTGGGTGAAGTATTCCATTACCTGGTCTGGTCCACAAACACCAACCGGACCCTCACCGAATTGCGGATTCTGCAAGATTGGGTAATCAAACCTGAATTGCGCAAAGTGCGCGGCGTGGCCGAAGTCAACACGTGGGGCGGCTATGAAAAACAATACCATGTGGTGGTGGAAACCGAGCGTCTCATCAAATACCGGTTAACCTTGGAAGACCTGTTCACGGCGCTGCAGGCCAACAATCAGAATGTAGGCGGCGGCCAGATTGTGCGCAGCGGCGAAGCCCTGTTGGTGCATGGAGTGGGATTGACCACCAATGCGCAGGAAATCGCCAACATCGTGATTGCCAGCTTCAATGGCACACCGGTGCGGGTGGGAGACGTGGCGATGGTGAAGGAGGATCACGAAATCCGCCGCGGCGCGGTGACCGCCAATGGCCGCGGGGAGGCGGTGCTGGGACTGGGTTTCATGCTGATGGGAGAAAACAGCGCGGTGGTTACCCGCGCCTTGAAGGCCAGGCTGGCCGAAGTGCAAAAATCGCTGCCGCCCGATGTTAAATTGGAAGTGCTCTACGACCGGACGGAACTGGTGGACAAAGTCATTCACACCGTGCAGCACAACCTGCTGGCGGGGGCACTGCTGGTCATCGCGGTGTTGTTTGCCTTCCTGGGTAATCTGCGCGCGGGCTTGATTGTGGCGGCGGCCATTCCGCTATCCATGCTTTTCGCGGGTAATCTCATGCTGCAAACGGGCATCGCCGCAAGCCTGCTGAGCCTGGGCGCGATAGACTTCGGCCTGATTGTGGACAGTTCGGTCATCATGGTGGAAAATTGTGCGCGCCACGCCGCCCGTCACCAGGACCGCCCATGGATGGAGGTGATTCGGGAAGCCGCCCTTGAAGTGCGCCAGCCCACGTTGTATGGCGAGTTGATTATCCTGGTGGTGTTTCTGCCGGTGCTCACCTTGGAAGGGATTGAAGGCAAGTTGTTCCGTCCCATGGCGCTGACCATGATTTTTGCGCTGCTGGGTTCCCTGGTGCTGTCGCTGGTGCTCATGCCGGTGCTCGCCAGTCTGTTGCTGTCCCGCCACATGAAGACCACCGAGCCGTGGGTGGTGCGGGCGGCGCGCTGGTGTTATGCGCCGGTATTGGATGCCGCATTGCGGCATCGCGGCCTGGTGCTGGCCATGGCCGTAGCCATTGTCGCCGGCGGCGCCTGGCTGGCCACCCGCATGGGCGGCGAGTTCCTGCCCAAACTGGGGGAAGGCGCCATTGTGGCCACCAGTGTGCGGCTGGCCGGCATTTCGGTGGATGAATCTGTGGCCCAAAATCACCAAATCGAACAACGACTGCTGGCGGAGTTTCCGGACGAAATTGAGCACGTCTGGACGCGCCTGGGCACAGCAGAAGTGGCCACTGACCCCATGGGGGTGGAGCTGGCAGACTTTTTCCTGGCGCTCAAGCCGCGGGAGCAATGGCAGAAGGCGCGTACCCAGGCGGAATTAATCGAAAAACTGCGGGAGGTGCTCAACCAGGTGCCGGGGTTGCGGCCCGCCTTCAGCCAGCCCATCGAGATGCGCATGAATGAAATGATTGCCGGCGCGCGCGGCGACCTGGCCATCAAGATTTACGGGGACGATTTGGAAGAATTGCGGCGGCTGGGCCACGAGGTGCAAAGCGTGCTGGCCAGGATTCGCGGGGCCAGCGAAATTGCCGTCGAACAATTGACCGGCCAGACCTTCCTGCAGGTGCGCGTGAATCCGGAGGCAGTGGCCCGCTACGGCGTGCCCGCCCGGCACGTACTCAATGTTGTGGAGGCCGTAGGCTCGCGGCGTGTGGGGGAAGTTCGAGAGGGGCAAAGACGTTTCCCCCTGGTTGTCCGCCTGCCCGACACCCAACGCCAGGACCCCCAAGCGCTGGCCGCCACGTTAATCCCCACCGCAGCCGGGCCGGTGCTGCCGCTGCAACAGTTGGCGAATCTGACCGAAACAGAAGGCCCCTCCACCATCAACCGGGAATGGGGCCGTCGCCGCATCACCGTTCAATGCAACGTCCAAGGCCGGGACGTAAAAAGTTTCGTGGCCGAGGCCCGGGAAAGCATGGAGGCCCAAATCAAGCTGCCGCCCGGGTACTCCATGGAATGGGGGGGACAATTTGAAAACATGGAGCGCGCCAATCGCAAGCTGATGTTTGTTGTGCCGTTGGCGCTGGCCCTGGTTTTTATCCTGCTCTTTTTCAGTTTGAAATCCCTGCGCGATGTGCTGATTGTGGCCACGGGCATTCCCCTGGGGGCGGTGGGCGGGGTTTTATCCCTCTGGCTGCGGGACATGCCCTTCACGGTGAGCGCAGGCATTGGCTTTGTCGCCTTGAGCGGGGTGGCCATACTCAACGGTTTGGTCTTGGTCACTTTCATCCGGCAACAATGGGAGCAAGGCATGACCCCGGCTCAGGCCGTGCGCGAAGGATGCCTGGCGCGCTTGCGGCCGGTGTTGATGACGGCACTGGTGGCAGCGGTTGGGTTTTTGCCCATGGCCATCAACGTGGGGGTGGGGGGCGAAGTGCAGCGTCCGCTGGCCACGGTCGTTATCGGCGGCATCTTTACCAACACCCTGTTGACCCTCGTCGTTTTACCGGTGCTCTACGCAACTTTCTGCCCCCCACGCCAAAACCCGGCAACCCTTTCCCCGGCGGGCTGA
- a CDS encoding acyl-CoA desaturase: MTSIPWDRVNWRNSVFLMSLIVLALVGLPIYLWQYGLDWYQAALFLVFFSATGLSITLGYHRLFSHRSFRAAWPVRLATLVFGAAAFENSALCWASDHRRHHKHTDSDDDPYDISKGFWHAHIGWILFKMEPATNLDNVKDLQADPLVRWQHQHYLAIAGVCGLLLPAVLGGLWAGWPGALGGFLMGGVARIVAVQQFTFFINSLCHTIGRQPYSSRNTAKDSAIMAFFTFGEGYHNYHHAFQYDYRNGVKPWQFDPTKWTIWLLARLGLASDLRRVPAERILLAEIEEKQRRLESRLHPAIAPKVHPALPRLQATKVRLQETFARWEAREIEYRQALQNRLASSRERWALIQRDFREATAALRSAIREWQEAYAHVENALA, encoded by the coding sequence ATGACAAGCATTCCATGGGATCGGGTGAATTGGCGTAACAGCGTGTTTTTGATGTCTCTTATTGTTCTGGCACTGGTTGGCCTGCCGATTTACCTGTGGCAGTACGGACTCGATTGGTACCAAGCCGCTCTTTTTCTGGTGTTTTTCAGCGCCACCGGCCTGAGCATCACCTTGGGATATCATCGTCTCTTTTCCCACCGCTCGTTTCGGGCCGCCTGGCCGGTGCGTCTGGCAACGCTGGTGTTTGGCGCGGCGGCGTTTGAAAACAGCGCCCTTTGCTGGGCCAGCGACCATCGGCGACACCACAAGCACACGGATAGTGATGACGACCCTTATGATATTTCCAAGGGTTTCTGGCACGCGCACATTGGGTGGATACTTTTCAAAATGGAGCCAGCCACAAATCTGGACAATGTGAAAGACCTGCAGGCCGATCCCCTGGTGCGCTGGCAACACCAACACTATCTCGCCATCGCCGGAGTCTGCGGTTTGCTGCTGCCGGCAGTCCTGGGCGGCCTGTGGGCCGGATGGCCGGGCGCGTTGGGCGGTTTTTTAATGGGGGGCGTGGCCCGCATCGTGGCGGTGCAGCAATTCACCTTCTTCATCAATTCCCTCTGCCACACCATCGGACGGCAGCCTTATTCCAGCCGCAATACCGCCAAGGACAGCGCCATCATGGCCTTTTTCACTTTTGGCGAGGGTTATCACAACTACCACCATGCCTTTCAGTACGACTACCGCAACGGCGTAAAACCGTGGCAGTTTGATCCCACCAAATGGACCATCTGGTTGCTGGCCCGCCTGGGCCTGGCTTCCGACCTGCGCCGCGTGCCAGCAGAACGCATCCTGCTGGCGGAGATAGAAGAAAAACAACGGCGGTTGGAATCTCGACTTCATCCCGCCATCGCCCCCAAGGTCCATCCCGCCCTCCCGCGCTTACAGGCCACCAAGGTCCGCCTGCAAGAGACCTTTGCTCGATGGGAGGCCAGGGAAATTGAATACCGCCAGGCCTTGCAAAACCGGCTGGCTTCCTCCCGCGAGAGGTGGGCCCTCATCCAGCGCGATTTCCGCGAAGCGACTGCGGCCCTGCGTTCCGCCATACGTGAATGGCAGGAGGCCTATGCGCATGTAGAGAATGCGCTGGCCTGA
- a CDS encoding TolC family protein, which produces MAGAVTLAAPAPLVVVTNNVTLEEAIRLALANNPSLRASSARAEASLGRVEQARKWPNPELEIKTEEWPITRGRGFSDAKHTLAIAQTLPYPGKKSLDQQVAGAEVKLSETELALRRTELVRDVKIGFYRVLALERLLGVSTQLLAVAEASAATAQRRVEAGAAAYQEQLRAEVQLEQATAEVGEFQREWAMARQRLATLLGHPELKDATFTGTLAEVADDLALTPEDPAWLARHPSTAAAQTHLDRARLAHRRTRLEPYPDIKLALGGGRIGESDHGIIELGISFPLPLIDRGRGKQQEALAQVKMAEAELHHVQQLLQQELANALKRYRTAAAQVARHRERLLPKAEEALRLVQNGFEEGKFNFMDLLDTQRTAAEARLAYWQKLLELNVARAELEALLQPQPILPSLSDKSL; this is translated from the coding sequence ATGGCGGGAGCCGTGACCCTGGCCGCCCCGGCGCCGCTGGTGGTGGTCACAAACAATGTGACGCTGGAAGAGGCCATCCGGCTGGCACTTGCCAATAATCCCTCTTTGCGCGCATCCAGTGCGCGCGCGGAGGCCTCCCTTGGCCGCGTCGAGCAGGCCAGGAAGTGGCCCAACCCCGAGTTGGAGATCAAAACAGAAGAATGGCCAATCACACGCGGGCGGGGCTTTTCCGACGCCAAACACACCCTCGCCATTGCTCAAACCCTGCCTTACCCCGGTAAAAAGTCGCTGGACCAACAAGTCGCAGGGGCGGAGGTCAAACTTTCCGAAACAGAGCTGGCACTACGTCGGACGGAATTGGTACGTGACGTCAAAATCGGTTTTTATCGCGTTTTGGCGCTGGAGCGGCTGCTCGGAGTATCCACCCAGTTGTTGGCGGTGGCCGAAGCTTCCGCCGCCACCGCCCAACGGCGGGTCGAGGCCGGCGCGGCAGCTTATCAGGAGCAACTGCGCGCAGAGGTACAACTGGAACAGGCCACCGCCGAGGTGGGGGAATTTCAACGTGAATGGGCAATGGCCCGGCAGCGCCTGGCCACGTTGCTGGGGCATCCGGAATTAAAAGATGCCACTTTCACCGGCACCCTGGCTGAGGTGGCCGATGATCTTGCCTTGACGCCCGAGGACCCGGCTTGGCTCGCACGGCATCCCAGCACCGCGGCCGCGCAAACTCATTTGGACCGGGCCAGGCTGGCTCATCGGCGCACGCGCCTGGAGCCCTACCCGGATATTAAATTGGCGTTGGGAGGCGGACGCATTGGGGAATCCGACCACGGAATCATTGAATTGGGCATCTCCTTCCCCCTCCCGCTCATTGACCGGGGCAGGGGCAAACAACAAGAGGCGCTGGCTCAGGTGAAAATGGCGGAAGCCGAGCTGCACCACGTGCAACAACTTTTACAACAGGAGCTGGCCAATGCCTTGAAACGTTACCGCACCGCCGCCGCCCAGGTAGCCCGCCATCGGGAACGCCTGCTGCCCAAAGCCGAGGAGGCGCTGCGCCTGGTTCAAAACGGATTCGAGGAAGGCAAATTCAATTTTATGGATTTGCTGGATACCCAGCGGACGGCTGCCGAGGCACGGCTGGCCTACTGGCAAAAATTGCTTGAACTCAATGTGGCCCGGGCTGAATTGGAAGCCTTGCTGCAGCCGCAGCCCATTCTGCCGTCCCTCTCTGATAAAAGCCTATGA
- a CDS encoding efflux RND transporter periplasmic adaptor subunit, with protein MKTDCLGKIQPVALVVMVTLAMWTGCKKQDSRTDLEGEDHAGHQHGVVQRPPTSRPADGTSPAGARCAAHNAPKAWCFICDARLREPGRLWCNEHNRYEDRCWLCHPEAQDKQRLWCKEHSLYEDECFLCHPELKQKSSPKPATSAALMCHEHSVPEAECAVCRPEAVARLQPGEGLKVRLPSAQSMAMVGLQTAAPQRGTVTDGVECLAEVVFNQNRLAQIVAPVGGIIQTVEAELGARVEEKQTLAKIWSAAIAEAVAKAVLSHQTLERERKLRASRVTSQAALDEAEAAHQAVCQQLRTLGFTEQQIDEVGRQPLEKVLLEVRAPFAGEIIERMVVRGALVEAGKPLFSLADTTTMWAMLQVPEAALPPVKVGQTVELQVDSLPGRVFQGRLTWVGPALDERTRMARAKAEFPNPDGLLKDKMFARARIVVRRTEGAVLVPRDAIQYLEGKPLVFVQRAEDLFEVRPVVLGVGTGGYREVLAGLQPHEPVAVNRAFALKSAMLISRLGAGCADD; from the coding sequence ATGAAAACTGATTGTCTTGGAAAGATTCAGCCTGTTGCGCTGGTTGTTATGGTCACGCTGGCCATGTGGACCGGGTGCAAAAAACAGGACAGCCGCACCGACCTTGAAGGAGAGGACCACGCCGGCCATCAACATGGCGTGGTGCAGCGTCCGCCCACCAGCCGGCCGGCGGACGGGACATCGCCTGCCGGGGCGCGTTGCGCCGCGCACAACGCCCCCAAAGCATGGTGTTTCATTTGCGATGCCCGCCTGCGCGAGCCGGGCCGGCTGTGGTGCAACGAACACAACCGCTACGAGGACCGTTGCTGGCTGTGTCATCCTGAGGCCCAGGACAAGCAGCGGCTCTGGTGCAAAGAACACTCGCTCTACGAGGATGAATGTTTCCTCTGCCATCCCGAGCTGAAACAAAAATCATCGCCAAAGCCGGCCACCAGTGCCGCGTTGATGTGCCATGAACATAGCGTGCCAGAAGCCGAATGCGCGGTCTGCCGCCCGGAAGCCGTGGCACGCCTGCAACCCGGCGAAGGGCTAAAGGTTCGCCTCCCCTCCGCCCAGTCCATGGCGATGGTGGGCTTGCAAACTGCGGCGCCCCAACGAGGCACCGTCACCGACGGCGTTGAGTGCCTGGCGGAAGTGGTCTTCAACCAAAACCGGCTGGCCCAAATTGTCGCTCCCGTGGGAGGCATCATTCAAACCGTGGAGGCGGAGCTTGGCGCGCGCGTGGAGGAAAAACAGACCCTGGCCAAAATCTGGTCCGCGGCCATTGCCGAAGCGGTGGCCAAAGCGGTGTTGTCGCATCAGACCCTGGAACGAGAACGCAAGTTGCGGGCCAGCCGCGTCACCTCGCAAGCCGCGTTGGACGAGGCCGAAGCCGCCCACCAGGCCGTGTGCCAGCAATTACGGACTCTGGGGTTCACGGAACAACAAATTGACGAAGTGGGAAGGCAACCGCTGGAAAAAGTGCTCCTGGAAGTGCGCGCACCGTTTGCCGGAGAAATCATCGAACGCATGGTCGTGCGCGGCGCGTTGGTGGAGGCTGGCAAACCGCTGTTCAGCCTCGCCGACACCACCACCATGTGGGCCATGCTGCAAGTGCCGGAAGCCGCCCTCCCGCCGGTCAAAGTCGGCCAAACCGTGGAATTGCAGGTGGACTCTCTGCCGGGACGGGTGTTTCAGGGCAGGCTGACCTGGGTGGGGCCGGCGTTGGATGAACGCACTCGCATGGCCCGCGCCAAAGCCGAATTTCCCAACCCCGACGGGCTCCTCAAGGACAAAATGTTTGCCCGCGCGCGCATTGTGGTGCGCCGCACGGAGGGCGCCGTGCTGGTGCCCCGTGACGCCATTCAATATCTGGAAGGCAAACCTCTGGTGTTTGTTCAACGGGCGGAGGACCTCTTTGAAGTTCGGCCCGTGGTCCTGGGCGTGGGCACCGGCGGATACCGGGAAGTTCTCGCTGGATTGCAGCCTCATGAGCCGGTAGCCGTCAACCGGGCTTTCGCCCTGAAATCGGCCATGCTGATTTCCCGCTTGGGCGCAGGCTGTGCGGATGATTAA